A single window of Pyxicephalus adspersus chromosome 10, UCB_Pads_2.0, whole genome shotgun sequence DNA harbors:
- the LOC140339763 gene encoding uncharacterized protein isoform X2, with protein sequence MIRHRYDQQRSIFVKRQIAERLPDRLWTPEGRPPTVARIQHVWSDLKRRRPDLVREVGDRILSANSPSRRLRIIQWPHRRLAIPQDLKEEETTSPGEGEEVPVPSPKEKPVVEEVPSLVEEEPSPEEEPAAPHPQPESSDEGEEAAEAKDIASAAAPLPPPSPPHDCDRAEFPQAVPHFHLPPPLYPKHTLRPQLG encoded by the exons atgattaggcacagatatgaccagcagaggtcGATATTTGTAAAGCGCCAAATTGCAGAGAGGCTgccagacaggctgtggacccctgaaGGGAGGCCCCCAACTGTCGCCCGAATTCAGCACGTTTGGAGCGACCTCAAACGTAGAAGACCGGATTTGGTgcgcgaagtgggggaccgcatcctgtctg ccaactctccatcacgccggctgcGAATTATCCAGTGGCCACACAGgcgcctggccatcccccaggatttgaaggaggaggagacgacatccccgggggagggggaggaggtgCCAGTGCCATCCCCAAAGGAGAAGCCGGTtgtggaggaggtgccatccctggtggaggag gagccatctcctgaggaggagcccgctgcaccacatccgcagccagagtcctccgatgaaggagaggaggcggccgaggccaaggacattgcct ctgctgcagcgcccttgccaccACCATCTCCTccacatgactgtgatagggctgagttcccgcaggccgtgccccacttccacctccccccacccctttaccccaaacacacactgagaccacaacttggttaa
- the LOC140339763 gene encoding uncharacterized protein isoform X1: MIRHRYDQQRSIFVKRQIAERLPDRLWTPEGRPPTVARIQHVWSDLKRRRPDLVREVGDRILSANSPSRRLRIIQWPHRRLAIPQDLKEEETTSPGEGEEVPVPSPKEKPVVEEVPSLVEEVPSLVEEEPSPEEEPSPEEEPAAPHPQPESSDEGEEAAEAKDIASAAAPLPPPSPPHDCDRAEFPQAVPHFHLPPPLYPKHTLRPQLG; encoded by the exons atgattaggcacagatatgaccagcagaggtcGATATTTGTAAAGCGCCAAATTGCAGAGAGGCTgccagacaggctgtggacccctgaaGGGAGGCCCCCAACTGTCGCCCGAATTCAGCACGTTTGGAGCGACCTCAAACGTAGAAGACCGGATTTGGTgcgcgaagtgggggaccgcatcctgtctg ccaactctccatcacgccggctgcGAATTATCCAGTGGCCACACAGgcgcctggccatcccccaggatttgaaggaggaggagacgacatccccgggggagggggaggaggtgCCAGTGCCATCCCCAAAGGAGAAGCCGGTtgtggaggaggtgccatccctggtggaggaggtgccatccctggtggaggaggagccatccccggaggaggagccatctcctgaggaggagcccgctgcaccacatccgcagccagagtcctccgatgaaggagaggaggcggccgaggccaaggacattgcct ctgctgcagcgcccttgccaccACCATCTCCTccacatgactgtgatagggctgagttcccgcaggccgtgccccacttccacctccccccacccctttaccccaaacacacactgagaccacaacttggttaa